A region of the Aethina tumida isolate Nest 87 chromosome 3, icAetTumi1.1, whole genome shotgun sequence genome:
GGTAACGGAATAATCCGGCGTCTATTCTTTCAATATTCTGAAGTTTGTGACCAACATTTGTAATGtaattgtgaatttatttcagtcagaaagtagagcaatgAGTACTATTATTGGCGCCATATAAATAACAGTTTTAGTAGAaacattaaagtttatttgcaTTTTGCTTCTTCTTAGTTTCTTGTGTTATTGTATAcattaaaatcacattttaaatattattgtaactcTGTATACAAAACTTTCCTATATTTACACTTTGTAGAAACAAACAATGGtgaatttataactttttaatgacGCTTTCAGAGAATTGTCATAATTAGAATATTCTCCTGTTACTAACAAAGGAAATTACTGttaatctttattttacaattactttatacaaatataagattaatattataacattttaatgaatgaatcCGAATgtttgaacatattttaatttggaacaCAAAATTAGTGAAGTTAGAACTTTCATTTTCAGAGAAATTAACAtggaattgttaaaaaaagtttcGTGAAcacatcttttttaattagaataattacatattcCGACAAGTTCGAATAGGAAAGTAAAATTGACATCTAACATTAAAACGTGCAAATCAAAAAAAGAGGGtatgttttttaatctttGACGTAATCGCTGAGAGTCCAAggatatttaatgattaatcatATGCAAGTTTGCAATTTCTGCTCTCTTATTATCCgccttaatttgaaataacctTAGTAACCTTGCCGTTTATAActtagttaaaatttacaaataagattttatatgGCGTACCTTCATAGATTTCATCGAGTGttgtaatgaaaaaaattaactcaCCTGTTGGGATAACATGTTTCGAATGGTAATGGTTCCGTTTGTCCGCATCTTCGTAATACGACCTCCCTGGCGGTGACGACAGACAGCGATCTCGGCAATTGCGACTTCCTCGGATTTATCGACAAATTCCTGACACCGTTTTCCAAGCGCTCCTCGATGATACCTGGTGATACATAACCCGGTGCAGTGTCATAGGCGATATAGGGCATACAATCAACATTCAGACAATGGTCGTCGGTATTTTCCCCACGTAGATGCATGCAACAGGACAAGTTCGCTTTCGACGCACAAATTAGTGTTCGAGAAACAACTTAAAACGACGCAGTTAAAACTCACTGCTTAGTACAGACGGCACGCACGTGAAACGATCGCTGCCAAAACACTGCCAACTCGAGATGTGTTCGAAATGGTCGTGCTTTGCGCACGTACACGTAAATTAAAAGCCACGCGATCACGTGAACTTCGAACGGGTCCCTGATTGGTTGATTTTTCGAATTTGGCCTGTTGCATGAGAGGTGGTGGGGGACACATCGGGAATtcatttattagtaatttctaATTTCGCTGAATTTAGCATGAGTAATTGTGagattggaaaaaaattaggcgtaataatttttcaatggattgtggcaaataatttattgctatTATCAGAACAAAATGAAGGTTGTgcatacaaatacaaaaattgatattttatcaattaattgcaGATTACTATTTTAGGATgtatgttgaataaattttaaatgcaagAACACGAAAAAAGTCGAAGACAATGATTCTAttctattaacaatattacacaattttgtttaattcttaGTCAATAATTTCCATTTCCATTCATagaaatatgcatatttagtTCTGAAACAAGTGTAacatataatcaatatttacattagaacatgtaaaatattggtatgccctaattattttcaaattttgttttcctaGGCCTTTagaatgtaatatatttttaaatattgtcaagaatatacagtgtggcccatcTGAAAGGGGGACACCCTCAcagaatttgtatttttttattctatttggacaaacttatttttcaattgtaaagaaaGCATCAAAATATGTTCTTAATATGTGGTATAGTTAGATtccctataaaaaaattgctagtataatttcttcaattgcCCTGTaggtacatattttcatagtttacaattaaaaaaagattgttaaaatcagacaaaagatacaaattttatgagggaGTCCCTCTTTCAAATGATTCACACTATACAAAGTGGACCATCAAAAATGTGCCGTTACACATTACAGACTAAGGCAATATATAGAGCCCCACTCCAATTGCAAAAATTTGCAGGTTGGGGCTACGCTTTTTGCCATAAAGTTGTTTCTCTGACAAGTTTGACGTGTTTTAGGATTTtgaccaaaaaatatttctcagcCTGTAATGTTTCCTTGTGTCCTTGGAGTTTTATGAAAGTATAAACAACCAACAATTTGCTTAAGCATACAACCCAGTCttaaaactacataaaaataaaatcaaaaatgaataaaaaaattatacatacttGTGTGAGCATAAGATTCCAAAATCGATGTCCGTCTGGAAAGTTTAACGGATATGGGTATCACTCTGATAGAGAAGCGACACGTTGATGACACATTGTTAGCGTTTTGTGTTGACCTGGTGGGTTCTGGAAAAacattattactaaaattcgTCCAGATCACAATCAGTTGACCAAAAACATGTAGAGATTCGTTGTCCGAACATTGGCAATTTAACTCAATGTCTAGGGTCAGGAAAtgtgttaacattaattaaaagacaCAAAAATTTTACGTGACGTACACTgacgtaaaattaattgaatataaacgaAAATAACACTATAACCATGGTTACTATTTAtagcatgtttataaaattattaaaacaaaagcaagtaataaaattggtagatatttcgtaaaatttatctattttttctaCGAGTattaacatattgtataaaactaaGAAATCTGCCAATCAGTTACATAGTGCTTTCATCTTATTGTAACAATTGTGTAGAACACTTTTCAAATGTTGGATCAAGTAATtgctaataaaaactataggTCGTGTCAAATTTAAACTGATATTACATGAATTGTAACTTACCAAACATCGAGATTTTCGGCTTTGACTCATTGGTAAATAAGGTGCTGCTTCGCTTATATTGACTGTAGGATCTTCTCCACGACTTTCCCGCTTTCAGGGGGCAAACTTTAGTCAAAGTACTCTTTGGAATCACAAAACAATCCTCATCCACGCTAACTTCCTTTTCATTAGCAACTGAAGAATGCCTTATAGTGCTGTCggttaatattctattttctttttcattatCCTTTTCGGCAAGTTTTTGAATAGATTTACTTTCTAACTCACCTTGaccatttaattttgaaaatgatccGGCACTTtcaagtttgtttttatttatcgcATGGCACGAAATGTTCTCCTTGTCAGAAGAATCATTTTCAAACTCGGGTGGACAATCAGTTAAAGAATGATTTGATTTGTCTTGATTAAAGATTTTCTTAGATATACGTGACTGACGTGGAGTTGGTATTGGCTGGAAACAACGCCTACGTCGTTTGTGAAGTTGAGacgaagtatttttaattatactctTATCAATAGCTtcaaattctatttttgattcCTCTATAGAAGAACTATGGTCATCTACTGTTCTTTGCGATTTTCTTGATTCTTctgtaaatgaattattataatttctttcttGTTTTTGGTTTCTTGTTCTTATTGATTCTTCTTCAGTGGAATTACTATCATCCCCTGCCCATTTCGGTTGTAGTAATTTTCTTGATTCTTCTGTGgaggaattataattatctacaGTTTGTCTTTGTATCCTTGTTTTACTTCTTGTTTGAGGggtgtttaaaacatttataatactaCACTCTTCTGAACTTATGGTAATGCTACCAGcattagtatatttttctttggtGACCATTTCTTCTTCATCATCATgtgatatttcataattttgttgtaaGAGATGTTCATAATTGTGTATTGTTAAGTTTATGACTGGCTGattacatgttttatttatagaatctatattagatattatgttgtttttatagaagtgatcaaaattatttgaagtcaaatttataatcGGTTGTCGAACATTCCACTTttctaattcaaatttactgaGATCAAGCAATGAGAGTGCATTTGATTGTTGCAACACACTGtcgttactaaaattaaatttgtcttgaaaattatgtaatgtCAGATTTATGTATGGTTGTAAAATAGCaactttattgttattgtcCCCACAGATTGAAACATCATCTAATTGTAATGAACTTGAGCATTTATTGCGTGAATATTTTCTCTTAGTTATAGCACTTTGTTCTGATTTTGAATCTTCTGCGTTTCTGTTAAAGGCATTATGGAACAATGCACAAGTCTTCTCAAAACTATTCTTATGTATATCAATAGAGAGTGTGGCAAAGTTGTCAGTTTTCTTTTGCTCAACTTCATTTGTGGATATTTGCATGCTATTTCTCCAGTTTGGAGTAATTGCAATAGGATCATTTATCTGTGACTGTGATAAATCCATAGTACTCGTTTCAAATTTACTAGTAAGCTCATTATTGCCTTCAGTTATACATATTTTGGGTAACTTAACAATCAGGgactttaattttacatttttcttatattttttatgtacatatCCACTATTAATTGTGCTATTAATAGAGTTTTTCTTGGTTTGATTACTATAACTTTTTAGACTCTTCACTTTCTCTGAtacatttaaagatttattgaaAGAACATGGAGAGTTGGTTTTGTtacttacattaattaatttatctgtaCTAATTTCTGATTTGTAAAACTCTTTAAATGAACACTCAAAGTCTACAATTTCAACTGAATTAGGAATTTGTGGAAATACAACTGATTTTTGTACATCAAATGACTGAATTTCTGGTGGTTTTATATCCCATTTTTGTATTTCACCATAGGACACCTCTAGGAGAAGtttattgtttacatttaattgtgTGGGCCTTCCCCTTAGAGATCTTTGTGATTTGCTAGGCCTTTTTATAAGTGGAGTGCTAGAGAATATCTTTGGTTGGAAACTACTGTTACTTATAAATATGTCAGATTTATCAGTCTTCTTAGGTTTTGGAAACATCGGAGtcacatttaacattttgtctTTAGCTTCGCATACCACTTCTAAACTTTCCTCAATTCTCTGTGACTCTGGTGTTTCATCTGGTAATGTTGGAGCAATTTCCTCAGTCTTATCCACCAACAAAGGTTTCTGTTTCCTGGGCCTTTTTCTTCGTTGtactatatttgtttttgaaggCTCAACAATATTAGtgctgatattaattttagattttgaaATGTCACTGTCTGATGAATGGATACGATGGTAAGAATCCACTATATTAACGTTATTAGAAATTGGTCCCCTCCTTAACTTGTCAAATGTGTCTTCTGTAGATACATGTAGAGTGTCTTCAAAAACTGTTAATTCTGGTGTAGTCCTTGGTGGCAGTTCAGgaacaatattttcatgtCTTGTTGGCTTTCTTTTTAACCgtctttgaatatttttagcaaataaatcattaaaaacacTTACTGAACGGGATTTCTGAAGAATAGAAGTGTTCTTATTTCCATACGAACGGAGTCGGTTTACCGGGGCCATATTTAACTTTGATTATACGATGTCCAGTGTACATTCAATAACAACACTTTTTGCATATAACAACCCaaactttttataacaattttcaaacattAGTCTGATATTAGATACGCATGGCAACCAACTGTTAAAGTgtttgacaaaatatttttaaaaattttaaattatggtaTTCTTATACTTTCCTGTTTGATTCAAAGTCgcctttttcttaatttaaaatttaagttaaagtatcgcatattattaattagactAATATATTTACCATAACTTAGATTTAAGTGCGCCAAGTTACCACTGATTATAACATTCTATGAATAAATAGTAACATAAAGTTTaacaaatgtatatataatcttttactgaaatgaaaaattactctttttattattaatctcagtattttttttttttaaatcatagaACTGAATTGATTTAGACTATTaggagataaaataaaaagtattaaaattcttaccAATGTACTggttcaaaaaaaattatttacttatgtgtattgaaatgtgaaaaagcttaaaatttaaaaaggagTACTATTATTACTAGAAAAATATTccatgatatatatatatataacatgtGTAACaactattaatgtttatttatacatatttacaaaactaATAACATTACagtttcaagtaaattttaaattaatgtggtTTTGGAGTATGACCATCAACATAAAAGTTTCTTGTAGCTTTAGGCAGTTGAACTTCAAGTCCTTCCAGttccttttttaatataatttgacaaCCCAATCGTgaattttcctttaaaaatgGTGCCATATCTAACAAATCTTCCTCTTTTTCATCTGCTTCTGGAAGAACATCTTGGTGGTCACTGTTAATATAGACATGACATGTGGTACAGGCTAAAGAAGCTTCACAAGCTCCTTCCATAGGTATTTCATATCGATGTGCTAGATATAGAAGATTATCCCCCACTTTGCCCCTAATGGGTTGTTTTGTGCCATCTTTGTGAACAATAGTAATGTTTACactgaaacatttattttttatttttgttacttgaagtttaaaattttacatacacTTCATCCTCAGATTTGGGATCCTGCCATTCATATTCACCATGgagtaaaactaaaattaattcacaataattacattaaaattaaaactcaattttaaatctgattagaatattttaaaaattctatagaattcaattaaatttaattaataaaatagtccagaaaattttaagtaaaaagtgATATTGGAtatctgatatttttattagaataataataactttaaagatttattttggaaataaaatacatatccaatttcataaataatttggtgtgctaattaaattatattatttgaaaataaatgtgcttGTAACCaggcacaattttatttaccatttGAGATACTTATATTGCGTATATtccttaaatataattgattatttatattccttGGTGTTCTATATTTAATCCTACTCACTAAAGCTTTAAACATTATCGACATactcaacattttatttttttaaaattaatcttcatTATTGAAAGGTTATGGTACACAACCTCAATTTTTTGACAgtagaataaatagaatagaCCACTGTCTGACAGAAGCTTGAAGGCCCCAGTTTATACTTCttggataaatattatttggtaaACATGGCCTTATTCAGTAAAATAAGACCATTGGTGAACCTTAGTAacgtaacattaaaaaatgctggtcggtatttattttacataaatattattatgtaacatgatataaattaaaaaaatttttcagtgGCCAAGCGGCCCATGTCAGACCACAAGGTCTTCCCTTTGGGCCCAAGCAGATGGCAatggaataaaacaaaagatcTGTTGCACTTCTATTTGATGTTGGGTATCATCCCTTGTGGACTTGGAGTTCTTTATGCTAATGTCTTTATTGGGCCTGCTACTCTCCAAGAAATACCAGAAGGATATGAACCAAAATATTGGGAATACTTCAGAGTAAGTTTTACTATAATAATCGGTaagaataattgtttaatcagCGTTATTTTAGAGCCCAATTTCCCGTTTCTTGGCTAGATATGTATTCACTAATCCACAacaagaatatgaaaaatacttATGCTACATGTATGTGGAAGAAGAGAAAAGGAAGCTGAGGTAACTttctatttatacaattttatgctgacaatgaaaaattttgttttgtagagAAGTAGAGGAACAAATCAGACAGAAGATGGCTGAAAGAAGAGATTATCAAGCATATTACTACAGACCAGTTTTAGCTAAATATTACAGAGAAAATCGCCAAGCAGCTGATTATTTGGATTCCATTCGTGGAGATTAAGACAATTGTTTATCAACATTTGTAGTATATTGTacctaatgtatatttaattcaataaatttgttaacagGCATtggtgtttaataaaataggtattccatattaattcaattcataCTATGTCTGTATATACTGgattttaattgttagttATTTTGTAGTattcaaaatcatttaatttgttgcaaaGTTTGCTTATAGACAAAAGTTGgactatattttattgaagacAAACTAGGTAGTGGAGTCTattgaattaactttttttgttcttatttatgaaaatcttTCCAAACCATTTGAAGTGATTAAATCTTCAGAACTTTCTCTCTTTGAGGTCACTGAATAatcagttttcaaaataatttgtgttcTTTGCAGAATTATGTATATTCtcaattaattgtaatgttaGGAATGTCTCTGGATTAGTAATTTAACTCTGAACTGGTGACAATAttcattgatatttatatttgataaaaatttaacacaaagtttttagatttacaatttgtttcaaatgtAACTTTTATATAGCTGAGGAATATTATAACATCTATATAACAAACtgcatacataaattattttcattatctaTCCctcaaaacgaaattaataattatattaataaaacagagTGTAATAACTATAAGgtaaattaaaccaaaatgtaattgtttataaatttattttcttaaacatattacaagAAGTATGTTCTTGGTTTACGAACAGAGAATCTGTTCATGGAGTTATGTTGGATGCGTTTCGGCAGTGGGAAACGGATTTTCGAATCGTGGAATTGTTTGACTTGTGGTCTTCTTGTGTCACCAGCCTTAACTTGTTCCACCTTAATAATCTGCAAGTAAATTACAAGTATTAAGCAAAAATCATATACaatgaaattaacattaagcagatgaaacaattaaaattacctgAATGGAGTGGGCGCGAGCACGGTGGCGAGCTCCCATGTCTCTGTAACACTGGGTCACAGCCCCAGATACACTGAGGTCACGGTATTCCCTGTACATGTTGTGTGTACCAGAACGAGAGTCATAACGAAGCCAGATACCaaagttcttaattttaattggagaCTTTTCGGGCACATGTTTAACAGAGACGATTTCTCCGGTAGTCTTCTTGAACTTCTTCAATTGACGCAAGAAGTACCAAAAACGAGATTTCGCCACAATTTGATCGGGAGCGAAGATTCTCATTTTATAGAGAGGAGTGGTGGGCTCCTTTTCTGTGGGCAATTTGCGCCCGATAACTTCGTACTCCTtcaactaaaacaaaaatatataaacatcaGTTAAACACGGTCACAACATGGCATGCACGTGTAAAGAAAACATCGAAAACGTAACAATTCCTTTATAATCCggtcatttgaatattttaacgatACACTGGCACtgataatatacaattttacacattttaatataattaagttgattaaaacacattattttgtataaaaataagaaaccaACCTCTCCTTTGGCTTTCATGGCTGCGGTTCTTGACGGAAAGGAAGCGGAAATTCAGGTGGTATCCCTGGGACTAGTTACATCGAATACTTTCAAACGTTACATCGACACGTCAGCGGCTCCcaattgttaaaaacaattcaaacgAAATTTACGAATACAcactcaaataaaaatatttatttttaataaataatacatttttaaacaatatattactattaaaacatCATTTAACCGTTTACAGgtaatatagaatttttattaataatgggcAGCAGTCTTCAAACAGTTGATTTTGGtggataatatatatattaaatgttaatgaaaataattatttgaaaaagttgACCTTAGTTTAATAAtggtacaattttaaaaaaagtccaAAAATAAAAGCGAAATTTtgctgatattaattttagtcataatttctaaaaggtataaatttaatttttgtcatattatataataaaattattttttgcttaTCTGCcgacattttcaaaattttcaattttattatttttataaatttaattatttatttttaatttaattatttttttgaaatgtttgaatCCATTTTCTAGATATATAAAGGAggaaaatttttctttattaacttataataaa
Encoded here:
- the LOC109599472 gene encoding uncharacterized protein LOC109599472, whose translation is MAPVNRLRSYGNKNTSILQKSRSVSVFNDLFAKNIQRRLKRKPTRHENIVPELPPRTTPELTVFEDTLHVSTEDTFDKLRRGPISNNVNIVDSYHRIHSSDSDISKSKINISTNIVEPSKTNIVQRRKRPRKQKPLLVDKTEEIAPTLPDETPESQRIEESLEVVCEAKDKMLNVTPMFPKPKKTDKSDIFISNSSFQPKIFSSTPLIKRPSKSQRSLRGRPTQLNVNNKLLLEVSYGEIQKWDIKPPEIQSFDVQKSVVFPQIPNSVEIVDFECSFKEFYKSEISTDKLINVSNKTNSPCSFNKSLNVSEKVKSLKSYSNQTKKNSINSTINSGYVHKKYKKNVKLKSLIVKLPKICITEGNNELTSKFETSTMDLSQSQINDPIAITPNWRNSMQISTNEVEQKKTDNFATLSIDIHKNSFEKTCALFHNAFNRNAEDSKSEQSAITKRKYSRNKCSSSLQLDDVSICGDNNNKVAILQPYINLTLHNFQDKFNFSNDSVLQQSNALSLLDLSKFELEKWNVRQPIINLTSNNFDHFYKNNIISNIDSINKTCNQPVINLTIHNYEHLLQQNYEISHDDEEEMVTKEKYTNAGSITISSEECSIINVLNTPQTRSKTRIQRQTVDNYNSSTEESRKLLQPKWAGDDSNSTEEESIRTRNQKQERNYNNSFTEESRKSQRTVDDHSSSIEESKIEFEAIDKSIIKNTSSQLHKRRRRCFQPIPTPRQSRISKKIFNQDKSNHSLTDCPPEFENDSSDKENISCHAINKNKLESAGSFSKLNGQGELESKSIQKLAEKDNEKENRILTDSTIRHSSVANEKEVSVDEDCFVIPKSTLTKVCPLKAGKSWRRSYSQYKRSSTLFTNESKPKISMFEPTRSTQNANNVSSTCRFSIRVIPISVKLSRRTSILESYAHTSIIEERLENGVRNLSINPRKSQLPRSLSVVTAREVVLRRCGQTEPLPFETCYPNSILQNCQKIGEGVYGEVFLYKNTNGGTSVMKVIPIEGDLIVNDERQKKFEEIISEIVISMELSGLRHNKKNNTNGFAEVQKVRCVRGRYPERLLDLWSLYEETRGSENDSPEIFGEDQLYIVLELANAGKDLEAYIFNNAQQAYSMFKQVAYTLAVAENELKFEHRDLHWGNVLLSTVDRREKQIFKLDGHNYEVNTYGVSVAIIDFTLSRIEHDGCVIFNDLSLDPDLFTAEGDYQFEIYRQMQKKNGNQWHHFEPYTNLLWLHYILDKAVTILRYKNKTSKLHKQYITKMCSIKNDILNYNSVKNFVLDMKL
- the LOC109599474 gene encoding adrenodoxin-like protein 1, mitochondrial, which produces MLSMSIMFKALVSRIKYRTPRNINNQLYLRNIRNISISNVLLHGEYEWQDPKSEDEVVNITIVHKDGTKQPIRGKVGDNLLYLAHRYEIPMEGACEASLACTTCHVYINSDHQDVLPEADEKEEDLLDMAPFLKENSRLGCQIILKKELEGLEVQLPKATRNFYVDGHTPKPH
- the LOC109599473 gene encoding NADH dehydrogenase [ubiquinone] 1 beta subcomplex subunit 5, mitochondrial codes for the protein MALFSKIRPLVNLSNVTLKNAVAKRPMSDHKVFPLGPSRWQWNKTKDLLHFYLMLGIIPCGLGVLYANVFIGPATLQEIPEGYEPKYWEYFRSPISRFLARYVFTNPQQEYEKYLCYMYVEEEKRKLREVEEQIRQKMAERRDYQAYYYRPVLAKYYRENRQAADYLDSIRGD
- the LOC109599452 gene encoding 60S ribosomal protein L18a, whose protein sequence is MKAKGELKEYEVIGRKLPTEKEPTTPLYKMRIFAPDQIVAKSRFWYFLRQLKKFKKTTGEIVSVKHVPEKSPIKIKNFGIWLRYDSRSGTHNMYREYRDLSVSGAVTQCYRDMGARHRARAHSIQIIKVEQVKAGDTRRPQVKQFHDSKIRFPLPKRIQHNSMNRFSVRKPRTYFL